From Odontesthes bonariensis isolate fOdoBon6 chromosome 21, fOdoBon6.hap1, whole genome shotgun sequence, a single genomic window includes:
- the slc2a6 gene encoding solute carrier family 2, facilitated glucose transporter member 6 produces the protein MDEETPLLNRRATSSESKIYNCRLYLAVFSAVLGNFNFGYSLVYSSPVLPKFKSPDADPRLRMDTEQAAWFGSIYSLGAAAGGLGAMLLNDLTGRKLSIMMSAVPSTVGYMLMGGAVDLWMLHLGRFLTGVAGGMTAASIPVYISEISHKKVRGALGSCPQITAVFGTLTLYALGLVVPWRWLAVAGAVPALLMVVLLMFMPSSPRRLLSLGREQHAERVLRWLRGSNYDTHAELSAIQHSINTQAKITWSQLATPTYYRPIIISVAMRFLQQMTGITPILVYLEPIFAKSKVTLEPRYDAAIVGAVRLLSVALAAALMDRAGRKALLYTSSMLMFLSSLTLTMISHTTPCPPGPAPLNLTALDYSPHNDFGSTLQAGQQTAAGLIPLISTVVFIFGYAMGWGPITWLLMSEVLPLVARGKASGLCVTVSWLTAFALTHAFTHLVDSYGLYVPYLIFTVVCVFCLLFNAVCIPETRGRSLEEIENYFRTGRTFTIKQNDSSVQSG, from the exons ATGGACGAAGAGACACCACTCCTGAACAGAAGAGCAACATCATCTGAATCCAAG ATTTATAACTGCAGATTGTACCTGGCCGTATTCTCTGCAGTTCTGGGGAACTTCAACTTTGGTTACTCCCTGGTCTACTCGTCTCCCGTCCTACCAAAATTCAAGAGTCCCGATGCCGACCCTCGGCTCAGGATGGACACAGAGCAGGCTGCCTGGTTCGGATCCATCTATTCCCTGGGCGCAGCGGCCGGCGGGCTGGGGGCCATGCTGCTGAACGACCTGACTGGGCGGAAGTTGAGCATCATGATGTCAGCGGTGCCCTCAACTGTTGG GTACATGCTGATGGGAGGAGCTGTGGACTTGTGGATGCTCCATCTGGGCCGTTTCCTAACGGGTGTGGCTGGGGGGATGACTGCTGCATCCATTCCA GTTTACATCTCAGAGATCTCACACAAAAAGGTGAGAGGAGCTCTTGGCTCCTGCCCTCAAATCACAGCTGTGTTTGGGACCCTGACACTCTATGCCCTtg GTCTGGTGGTACCATGGCGGTGGCTGGCGGTGGCGGGGGCTGTGCCGGCTTTGCTGATGGTTGTGCTGCTGATGTTCATGCCCTCCTCCCCCAGGAGACTCCTCTCTCTTGGCCGAGAGCAGCATGCAGAGAGGGTCCTCCGTTGGCTGAGAGGAAGCAACTACGACACACATGCTGAGCTCAGTGCCATACAG CACAGCATCAACACACAGGCTAAAATCACATGGTCTCAGCTGGCCACACCCACCTACTATCGGCCAATCATCATTTCAGTTGCGATGCGTTTCCTGCAGCAGATGACGGGCATCACGCCCATTCTGGTCTACTTGGAGCCGATCTTTGCCAAGAGCAAAGTGACCCTGGAGCCCAG ATACGATGCTGCCATTGTGGGTGCAGTCCGCCTCTTATCTGTTGCCTTGGCAGCAGCTTTGATGGACAGGGCAGGACGCAAAGCTCTGCTGTATACTTCAAGCATGCTGATGTTTCTGTCCAGTCTGACTCTGACCATGATTTCACACACCACACCTTGCCCTCCAGGCCCTGCTCCTCTAAACCTCACAGCTCTGGACTACAGCCCACATAATGACTTTGGCTCCACATTACAGGCCGGCCAGCAAACTGCCGCAGGCCTCATCCCGCTCATCAGCACTGTGGTGTTTATATTTG GATACGCCATGGGATGGGGCCCAATCACATGGCTGCTGATGTCAGAGGTGCTTccattggttgccaggggcaaggCGTCGGGTCTGTGCGTCACGGTCAGCTGGTTGACTGCTTTTGCGCTCACACACGCCTTCACTCACCTGGTGGACAGTTACGGCCTGTACGTACCCTACCTGATTTTCACTGTGGTGTGCGTCTTCTGCCTGCTCTTCAACGCCGTGTGCATCCCAGAGACTCGCGGCCGCTCACTGGAGGAGATAGAGAACTATTTCAGGACAGGACGCACGTTTACAATCAAGCAGAATGATTCCAGTGTACAGTCTGGCTGA
- the clcn7 gene encoding H(+)/Cl(-) exchange transporter 7 isoform X1, whose protein sequence is MANITKKVSWSSRTDESGAAGEGTPLLNGSEQSRLSRQLSGGGTIFQIGRFSTVDLEEEMTTEEDSARGRLHEIPHNEKLLSLKYESLDYDNIENQLFLEEERRMSFMSFRCLEISRWVVCGLIGFLTGLIACFIDIVVEQLAGIKYRVIKENIVKFTEAGGLSISLILWAVLNSSFVMLGAILVAFFEPIAAGSGIPQIKCYLNGVKIPRVVRLKTLVVKVCGVICSVVGGLAVGKEGPMIHSGAVVAAGVSQGRSTSLKRDFKIFEYFRRDTEKRDFVSAGAAAGVSAAFGAPVGGVLFSLEEGASFWNQMLTWRIFFASMISTFTLNFFLSIYNKKPGELSNPGLINFGRFESEIMEYNLYEIPLFIAMGALGGILGALFNVLNYWLTIFRIRYVHRPCLQVMEAMLVAAVTATVAFTMIYFSNDCQPLGPEHTEEYPLQLFCADGEYNSMATAFFNTPEKSVRSLFHNQPGTYNPLTLGLFTLTYFFLACWTYGLSVSAGVFIPSLLIGAAWGRLCGILLASLTSTNTPWADPGKYALIGAAAQLGGIVRMTLSLTVIMVEATGNVTYGLPIMLVLMTAKIVGDYFQEGLYDIHIKLQSVPFLHWDAPATSHWLTAREVMSSPVTCLNRIEKVGTIVDTLSNTSTNHNGFPVVVQVSDSDEPAKLCGLILRSQLIVLLKHKVFVELAQSRLTQRKLQLKDFRDAYPRFPPIQSIHVSQDERECMMDLTEFMNTTPYTVPQDTSLPRVFKLFRALGLRHLVVVDDNRVVGLVTRKDLARYHLGKHGLEELHLAQT, encoded by the exons ATGGCTAACATTACCAAGAAAGTGTCGTGGTCCAGCCGAACCGACGAGTCCGGGGCAGCCGGGGAGGGGACTCCCCTGCTTAACGGCTCCGAGCAGTCCAGACTCTCCAGACAG CTGTCTGGAGGAGGCACTATATTTCAGATAGGCAGATTCAGCACGGTGGATTTGGAAGAGGAGATGACGACAGAGGAG GACTCTGCAAGGGGACGGCTCCACGAGATCCCTCACAACGAGAAGCTGTTGTCACTTAAATATGAG AGCCTCGACTATGATAACATTGAAAACCAGCTGTTTCTcgaagaggagaggaggatgAGTTTCATG TCTTTCCGCTGTCTTGAGATCAGCCGTTGGGTGGTCTGCGGTCTGATTGGCTTCCTTACCGGCCTCATCGCCTGTTTTATTGACATTGTGGTGGAGCAGCTGGCTGGGATCAAATACAGAGTGATCAAAGAGA ACATTGTAAAGTTTACAGAAGCGGGTGGACTGTCCATCTCCCTCATCCTCTGGGCTGTCCTCAACTCTTCGTTTGTCATGTTGGGAGCCATCCTTGTTGCATTCTTTGAG CCTATCGCAGCAGGAAGCGGTATTCCTCAGATAAAATGCTACCTCAATGGAGTAAAGATTCCGAGGGTGGTACGACTCAAG ACTCTGGTGGTGAAAGTGTGCGGCGTAATCTGCTCCGTGGTTGGAGGTCTTGCTGTGGGGAAG GAAGGTCCCATGATTCACTCTGGTGCCGTTGTAGCTGCAGGTGTCTCCCAGGGCAGAAGCACCTCCTTAAAGAGAGACTTTAAG ATATTTGAATACTTCCGGAGAGACACCGAAAAAAGGGACTTTGTTTCTGCAGGAGCTGCCGCCGGAGTCTCTGCTGCTTTTGGAGCTCCAGTTG GCGGCGTTTTGTTCTCTCTGGAGGAGGGAGCTTCTTTCTGGAACCAGATGTTAACATGGAGGATT TTCTTTGCCTCCATGATCTCCACCTTCACTCTGAACTTCTTCCTCAGTATCTATAACAAAAAACCAGGAGAGCTTTCCAATCCAGGTCTCATAAACTTTGGACGCTTCGAGAGTGAA aTAATGGAGTACAACCTCTATGAGATTCCCCTGTTCATTGCTATGGGAGCTTTAG GAGGAATATTGGGAGCTCTGTTCAATGTGCTCAACTACTGGCTGACCATCTTCAGGATCAG aTATGTCCATCGCCCGTGTCTGCAAGTGATGGAGGCCATGTTGGTTGCTGCGGTGACGGCGACGGTGGCTTTCACCATGATCTACTTCTCTAATGACTGTCAGCCTCTGGGGCCAGAGCACACTGAGGAGTACCCGCTGCAG TTGTTCTGTGCAGACGGGGAGTATAACTCCATGGCGACAGCCTTCTTCAACACTCCTGAGAAGAGCGTGCGCAGCCTCTTCCACAATCAGCCAG GAACCTACAATCCTCTCACGCTGGGTTTGTTCACTCTGACCTATTTCTTTCTGGCGTGTTGGACCTACGGACTGTCGGTGTCTGCTGGAGTCTTCATCCCGTCTCTTCTGATAGGAGCTGCCTGGGGGAGGCTGTGTGGAATACTGCTCGCCTCTCTGACTTCAACAAACACG CCCTGGGCTGACCCTGGTAAATATGCCCTGATTGGTGCTGCTGCTCAGTTAG GTGGCATCGTGCGAATGACTCTCAGTTTGACCGTCATCATGGTGGAGGCGACGGGAAACGTCACATACGGCCTTCCAATCATGCTCGTCCTCATGACTGCCAAGATAGTTGGAGATTACTTTCAAGAG GGTTTGTATGATATCCACATCAAGCTGCAGAGTGTTCCCTTCCTGCACTGGGATGCTCCTGCCACCTCCCACTGGCTGACTGCCAG GGAGGTGATGAGTTCTCCGGTCACCTGTTTGAACAGGATCGAGAAGGTGGGAACCATCGTAGACACCTTAAGCAACACGTCGACCAATCACAACGGCTTCCCTGTCGTCGTGCAGGTTTCTGACAGTGATGAG CCGGCAAAACTCTGCGGCCTCATCCTCCGCTCTCAGCTCATCGTTCTTCTCAAGCACAAG GTGTTTGTGGAGTTGGCCCAGTCCCGGCTGACTCAGAGGAAGCTCCAGCTGAAAGATTTCAGGGACGCCTACCCTCGCTTCCCCCCGATCCAGAGCATCCACGTCTCCCAGGATGAGAGGGAGTGTATGATGGACCTCACTGAGTTCATGAACACAACACCTTACACTGTACCCCAG GACACCTCTCTGCCGCGTGTGTTTAAGCTGTTTAGAGCGCTGGGCCTCAGACACCTGGTGGTAGTAGATGATAACAGG GTGGTCGGACTGGTGACCAGGAAAGACTTGGCCCGATATCACCTGGGCAAACACGGCCTGGAGGAGCTTCATCTCGCTCAGACATAG
- the clcn7 gene encoding H(+)/Cl(-) exchange transporter 7 isoform X2, whose translation MANITKKVSWSSRTDESGAAGEGTPLLNGSEQSRLSRQDSARGRLHEIPHNEKLLSLKYESLDYDNIENQLFLEEERRMSFMSFRCLEISRWVVCGLIGFLTGLIACFIDIVVEQLAGIKYRVIKENIVKFTEAGGLSISLILWAVLNSSFVMLGAILVAFFEPIAAGSGIPQIKCYLNGVKIPRVVRLKTLVVKVCGVICSVVGGLAVGKEGPMIHSGAVVAAGVSQGRSTSLKRDFKIFEYFRRDTEKRDFVSAGAAAGVSAAFGAPVGGVLFSLEEGASFWNQMLTWRIFFASMISTFTLNFFLSIYNKKPGELSNPGLINFGRFESEIMEYNLYEIPLFIAMGALGGILGALFNVLNYWLTIFRIRYVHRPCLQVMEAMLVAAVTATVAFTMIYFSNDCQPLGPEHTEEYPLQLFCADGEYNSMATAFFNTPEKSVRSLFHNQPGTYNPLTLGLFTLTYFFLACWTYGLSVSAGVFIPSLLIGAAWGRLCGILLASLTSTNTPWADPGKYALIGAAAQLGGIVRMTLSLTVIMVEATGNVTYGLPIMLVLMTAKIVGDYFQEGLYDIHIKLQSVPFLHWDAPATSHWLTAREVMSSPVTCLNRIEKVGTIVDTLSNTSTNHNGFPVVVQVSDSDEPAKLCGLILRSQLIVLLKHKVFVELAQSRLTQRKLQLKDFRDAYPRFPPIQSIHVSQDERECMMDLTEFMNTTPYTVPQDTSLPRVFKLFRALGLRHLVVVDDNRVVGLVTRKDLARYHLGKHGLEELHLAQT comes from the exons ATGGCTAACATTACCAAGAAAGTGTCGTGGTCCAGCCGAACCGACGAGTCCGGGGCAGCCGGGGAGGGGACTCCCCTGCTTAACGGCTCCGAGCAGTCCAGACTCTCCAGACAG GACTCTGCAAGGGGACGGCTCCACGAGATCCCTCACAACGAGAAGCTGTTGTCACTTAAATATGAG AGCCTCGACTATGATAACATTGAAAACCAGCTGTTTCTcgaagaggagaggaggatgAGTTTCATG TCTTTCCGCTGTCTTGAGATCAGCCGTTGGGTGGTCTGCGGTCTGATTGGCTTCCTTACCGGCCTCATCGCCTGTTTTATTGACATTGTGGTGGAGCAGCTGGCTGGGATCAAATACAGAGTGATCAAAGAGA ACATTGTAAAGTTTACAGAAGCGGGTGGACTGTCCATCTCCCTCATCCTCTGGGCTGTCCTCAACTCTTCGTTTGTCATGTTGGGAGCCATCCTTGTTGCATTCTTTGAG CCTATCGCAGCAGGAAGCGGTATTCCTCAGATAAAATGCTACCTCAATGGAGTAAAGATTCCGAGGGTGGTACGACTCAAG ACTCTGGTGGTGAAAGTGTGCGGCGTAATCTGCTCCGTGGTTGGAGGTCTTGCTGTGGGGAAG GAAGGTCCCATGATTCACTCTGGTGCCGTTGTAGCTGCAGGTGTCTCCCAGGGCAGAAGCACCTCCTTAAAGAGAGACTTTAAG ATATTTGAATACTTCCGGAGAGACACCGAAAAAAGGGACTTTGTTTCTGCAGGAGCTGCCGCCGGAGTCTCTGCTGCTTTTGGAGCTCCAGTTG GCGGCGTTTTGTTCTCTCTGGAGGAGGGAGCTTCTTTCTGGAACCAGATGTTAACATGGAGGATT TTCTTTGCCTCCATGATCTCCACCTTCACTCTGAACTTCTTCCTCAGTATCTATAACAAAAAACCAGGAGAGCTTTCCAATCCAGGTCTCATAAACTTTGGACGCTTCGAGAGTGAA aTAATGGAGTACAACCTCTATGAGATTCCCCTGTTCATTGCTATGGGAGCTTTAG GAGGAATATTGGGAGCTCTGTTCAATGTGCTCAACTACTGGCTGACCATCTTCAGGATCAG aTATGTCCATCGCCCGTGTCTGCAAGTGATGGAGGCCATGTTGGTTGCTGCGGTGACGGCGACGGTGGCTTTCACCATGATCTACTTCTCTAATGACTGTCAGCCTCTGGGGCCAGAGCACACTGAGGAGTACCCGCTGCAG TTGTTCTGTGCAGACGGGGAGTATAACTCCATGGCGACAGCCTTCTTCAACACTCCTGAGAAGAGCGTGCGCAGCCTCTTCCACAATCAGCCAG GAACCTACAATCCTCTCACGCTGGGTTTGTTCACTCTGACCTATTTCTTTCTGGCGTGTTGGACCTACGGACTGTCGGTGTCTGCTGGAGTCTTCATCCCGTCTCTTCTGATAGGAGCTGCCTGGGGGAGGCTGTGTGGAATACTGCTCGCCTCTCTGACTTCAACAAACACG CCCTGGGCTGACCCTGGTAAATATGCCCTGATTGGTGCTGCTGCTCAGTTAG GTGGCATCGTGCGAATGACTCTCAGTTTGACCGTCATCATGGTGGAGGCGACGGGAAACGTCACATACGGCCTTCCAATCATGCTCGTCCTCATGACTGCCAAGATAGTTGGAGATTACTTTCAAGAG GGTTTGTATGATATCCACATCAAGCTGCAGAGTGTTCCCTTCCTGCACTGGGATGCTCCTGCCACCTCCCACTGGCTGACTGCCAG GGAGGTGATGAGTTCTCCGGTCACCTGTTTGAACAGGATCGAGAAGGTGGGAACCATCGTAGACACCTTAAGCAACACGTCGACCAATCACAACGGCTTCCCTGTCGTCGTGCAGGTTTCTGACAGTGATGAG CCGGCAAAACTCTGCGGCCTCATCCTCCGCTCTCAGCTCATCGTTCTTCTCAAGCACAAG GTGTTTGTGGAGTTGGCCCAGTCCCGGCTGACTCAGAGGAAGCTCCAGCTGAAAGATTTCAGGGACGCCTACCCTCGCTTCCCCCCGATCCAGAGCATCCACGTCTCCCAGGATGAGAGGGAGTGTATGATGGACCTCACTGAGTTCATGAACACAACACCTTACACTGTACCCCAG GACACCTCTCTGCCGCGTGTGTTTAAGCTGTTTAGAGCGCTGGGCCTCAGACACCTGGTGGTAGTAGATGATAACAGG GTGGTCGGACTGGTGACCAGGAAAGACTTGGCCCGATATCACCTGGGCAAACACGGCCTGGAGGAGCTTCATCTCGCTCAGACATAG